DNA from Onychomys torridus chromosome 1, mOncTor1.1, whole genome shotgun sequence:
agaaggcagaacagaaaggcaataaaaagaggACACCAGAAGAAGGTCTTTCTCTCAGGGCaaggacagcagtgagtggtgagataaggtggtcttagctcttggctactgctctgatctctgggcttttaactctttatttggctctgtgtttcttatttaataagactgtttagaattacatctacaggacCCCTTTGGACAGAACTCAACTGGATGTAACCAGTACTGAAAGCattgtttggtgacaagagatggccagttgggactccaTCTACACCATTATAATGAGACTTCATTGGGATTGTGTTCATGGATTTTAGGAAGTCTCCACTGTGCTAGGTTTCCATGCAACCCCTCAGATGTTCCTCAGTTCTAGCTGTCTCTCACTCTTTACCTACTGTTGGAGCTCTTTTACTTTTGCTGGTTTGCCTTtcccaactttgatgtgatggtttttgtctATCTCATTATGTTTTATTTGGTTCTTAtctagaaaataatttgaaataatcaTACTCACGCAAATGACAAAAAAATCTATATACTCCCCAAAGCCTTTACTGAAGGCCTTAATTCTGCCATCAATATACCTTTTCTAGCCTTTAATATAATGGGATGAATTAGCAATGATAGGAGAAAATTTCAATTATCATGTATTACCAGGGAAACACAATCTGACATAAcactttaaaaacatcatttgATAATGTTTCATAGTGTTAAAGAAAAACCTATCAAGTCTGCTGGTGATCCCtgcttctgtgtatttatttaagcCAAATAACAAGTcaatatttatgtaaaaatattggTAACTCCATAGCATACTTAGTAATATAAACTAGCTTGGATACTGGAGTAGGAGTATCAGTGTCTTCAGTTGTTCAACTGCTGGTTAACTCACCAGGCTTCACTGGCTCCAAACCCATTGTTACACAAATGGTCCTTGTTAAAGTCAGTGTGtcataaaacaaaccaaaaatgcCTAAGTATAGGATAGTGACTTGGTGGGAGGATGGGGCTTGATatagggagaaagaagaaagggttaGGGGATGAGAGtaatcaaaatgtattatatatgtgtatgctagttccaatgaataattttaattaacaaaaattatatacatactcATTCATCAGTAAGTAACCTGGGTAAATTCACATATTAGATATCATTTAATAATCAAAAGGAACATATATGAAACATATACATTAGGGTAGAGAAAATAAGGCATGCTTATGATGATAGATATTATGAGatgccatttaaatgttttatttttttgttaaagAAAACTTGTAATGATAAAGCCAGTATACTTTAGGAGCTGATTTTTGGCAgacaattattttattaaaaataaacaaaagtgcaTTTTGAACTGATGTGTTTAACTTGAATTTGGTTCTGGCTCTATAATCATATACATTCATCTAAATTAAGAATTCAGCCTCCAGATTAATACATTTTACTAAGCATAAGCTGAACCTTAATGTGAAACATATATGACAGAAAATTATAGATGCAGCTGTATGTTTGTGCAGCCATAAAGTTTGGTCCCAAAGGCAGTTTAATTGCTTCTGCTTAAAGTAAATTGAGTAAGGCTCCATGTTTGCCTCCTAGGGAGCCTATTTCTCTTGGGTCTTCATGTTCCTAGGACTCCCTCTTGGTCCACTTTATTGGCCTGTAAAATCCCAGTACGATGTCTGTCGGACATACTTTTTAGCAGAGATGAGCTATAGACACATAAGTACTTTATTTACTCTTCTGAATGGGAGAGTTAGTACAGGATAACCTCCCTCAAACTGAGGATTTTGTTAGTCAGTGAATATGGACAGAAAACATGCCGAATCATAATTATACAAAATGAGTTTACAGTTCTGATATGACTGCTTTTATTTGCTCTTCAGAGCCACACATGTTTGTTTATAATATACTTGGTTCATGAATAAGAAACTAAAGTCAGAGTAAGGTAAGTGATATTTGTAAGATGTTTCCAAAAGAGAACATCTCCAAAATAATTTCTTGccccttttgtttttgtaaaaccttttatttttttatttcatgtgtatggatgctttagcctgcatatgtgtctgtgcatcacatgcatgtagtgcccaAGGAGGTGAGAAGTGGGCACTGAAACCtttagaattggagttacagatggttgtgacccaccacgtgggttctggtATTTGAACCTGATTCTGCTggaccagccagtgctctaagccactgaagcatctccccagccccaaatttatacatttttccATGTCAAAGTTTCAGACTTTTCAGTGCCTTTATTCAAGGAAGTAGGTAAAAAATTTCTATTTACTGGTAGGATTCTGTAAATTCTGTTGGAGAGgttattttgtttagtttatcAAATAAATAGTAAGTGACCAGTTCAAGGGTGCTGCATtcaagaattgaacccaggtacaTGGTCACAGGTTAaaatttttttcctccatttttcctAATCTTGTAGATACTGGTTCTTTTAACTACTCTGTGAGCAGTTATGTATTATATGGTTGAATTTCTGATTTCAGactcttttttcttatttatttatttatttatttatttattatatttgtgttttaattttacacatcagccatgggttcccctgttcccccctcccgcccctgcccccactttcccccagcccctcccctccattcccatctcctccagggccaagtctaccctagggattcagttcaacctgtggagcccccaactggatcaggccctctggataagtgagacaactgaatagcttgaactgtttgggaggcacccaggcagtgggaccaggacctgtccttagtgcatgagctggctgtttggaaccttgggcttacacagggacactttgattTCAGACTCTTATTtagcattaaatatattttctcatctAGAGGCAAGGTAAACTTCTATCTGCGGTATATACAACTAGCAGAAgtactttttatttgtgtgtgtgtgtaagagtgccAGTAAGCATgtgtagagggcagaggacagccttgggtgttattcctcaggcactgtctgCCTTGTCCAAccgtctatccatccatccatccatccatccatccatccatccatccatccatccttccattcttgagacagagtctctcatttccctggcctggaacttcccaAGCAGGCAAATCTGGCTTCCCAGAAAGTTGCAATGATCTGTCTCCAATCCTAACATTGTAATCCTAAGGGTGTGCTCCATTCTTTACATTCAAATTGATGTGCattctggagattgaattcaggtcctcatgctttcaaggctaatactttactgactgagacatctttccacaCCTTAAAAATACTGACAAAAATCACTTTATGGAGGTATGATTGGCATATACAAGATTGTGCACATGGTTTAGTGAAAAGTTTAATTAGTGTAAAATCAAAGAAATAGCTGTATATAGAAAGTTATCTCATTATCTGAACACAGAAGTAGTTGtgggagtttttttctttttctaaacaatACGTTGAGGTTGGGGGTTGAGTGTTAGAACTTTCATTAGTGGTGAGGGTAATGATTCTTACAAATGTCATACAGCTTTCCTAAGAGGATGAACACAAATATGATGGGAAATACTATGACTTAGTTCTGACTTTAtcttggtcctctgaaagagcaacatgTACTCtaaactgctgaactatcttgtAGTGATATctattccccaatatattgtgcaccctaatatgcttatctggggtcagagaatagaacagtcactagatatagagccCAGAAAacgatggcacacacacctttaatcctagcattctgagggcagagatctgtctggagttctgtgagttcaaggccacactagaaacagtcAAGCataatgacacacacctttaatcccaggaagtgatggcaggaagcagaaaggtatataaggtatgaggatcaggaactagatagagcctggttaagcttttaggcttttagcaacagttcagctgagattcatttggacaaggacacagaggcttccagtttgaggaaacaagatcagctgaggaattggtgaggtgaggttagctgtggctggtactgtttctctgatatttcagcgttcaccccaatacctggctctgggtttttttttttaaataagactctttaagattcatgttaccaCTATCTTTTCAGcaccatgctttctttttaaatttagatttaaaatttttagaaatttatacATTAGCACTCTATTTATAGCATTTTCAGCTCTCCTTCCCGATACTCCAACTCCTCAAGTATTCCcctactccctctcaaattcatgatttcttctttaattattgtttacatatttacaatgtgatctctatgtatatgtatacatatgcatatataaatataatgtgaGAACCCATTTGATGTTATTCATATGCCTAGAGGCTGAACACTTTGGATTAGATAGCATATTGGGGGCTCACCCCTAGAGAatactgattctccctctctcagcagccattaatttcctgtagctcttcatctaagtGTAGGGACTTGTAAAATACAATGATTTCTTAAAGCTAAGGTTAGAATAGCTCTGTGGACAGACATTAGGGAATTGTCAGTGGATGCATGCCTTTTCTAATTTAAAACACTATACAATAACTAAGTAAATCAGTAACTTTAGAAATGGTGAATTTTACTAACCAAGACACATCTGTGAATTAAAGGTAATCCATGAACTATGCAGTCGAAATTCTGACAGTTTATAACCAACTAGAGTATGATGATTCTAAGCCAAAATTGAGCTCCATAATATTCCTTCAAAGTAGGTTATATGgatttcaagggaaaaaaaatcaataggaGTACTTCTCAGAGCAGTCAATCATTTGAATGAGACAGCAACAATGATGAGAACAGTAATAGTCAAATTACACGGGCCAGGACTTCCAGAATGCACTCACACATAGAACCCCACATATTGTCAACCCAACACAGAGATCATTATCTCAAATACTGTTGCTAGCTCTTGTTGGAGTTTTTATTTGTAGTTTAAAATGTGTAATTTAATTATGACAGCTCATTTTAAAGATGGAATTAGTGAGGCTAGGGTAAGTTGGAAGGAAAGCAATGTTGCCCAGGTACTATGGACCTATATACAACTCTTTCCAGAGTCCTTATTGTGACTACTGATGTGTCTTTGCTTCATAACAGCCCCTGTTGGCTATATATCTGTCTTCTGCCCCTGCTATCCTAGACATATATTGTGTATATCTCTTATTAATTCATTATGAAACTCAAGACCTTATTTGGATCTCTGAAGACAAAACTTGATTTAGATCTAATTAACACTTGAAAACTACTTGCCTGGTCTCAACAGGTGAATTACCAGTGAATACTTGTGTTAGTATGAATAAATTATTTACATCTCTATTATATAATTTGCGTAAATATGATAACTAATCAGTGTCATAATATCACTGAAAgagataaaaaaataagtgattTGCCTAGAGTAGTTTCCATATAAATAACATAGATTTATAAGATTTTATGAGACCAGAGGAAACtgaattttttcaaatatattcattCCAAGTAATAATTTTGGacagttcattatatattttaaatatcaatttatacatacataaagttaaaaattgaaattatttataaatatccttctgtggaatattttaatatagataATTACAACCactaattatatattattaacaattatataatttatgtatCATATGATTAATtaataacatataaatataatgaAGATAATAACCATGTTCTTAGATATATGAATTTATAAGTATTAATTTATACCATAATTATGTATATGGTATTTACACACTGCAGCATTTctaagtttgttttatttatatattttaaattctagtTAACTTTAGTATATTGTAAATTGGATCCAACTAGTATAAATGTTTGataaaatatcaaacaaatatgcaatatatatacttttatttactttatttacattttcattttgtttaactttttgtGTAATGTAAAAATTGTGTACATTTATGAGGTCTACACATGTGTTGATCTATATTGATCAGATAAGGCTAATGAATGTTTTTATCTCCTTATTAAGTATGGAGACCTAAGCTCACTTCTTCCTATTTTTTATAAAAGATACAGCAGTTTATTGTGAACTACTTTTACCCCACTAAAGCACTAAATTTTATTCCTTCTTACggttttatttgcttattattgAGACATTCTCTAGCTTTTCTTTCCACATATCCCCTCAGCCTCTAGTTAATTACTATCCCATAGTTGTAGGCCTCTTGAGCCCACATGGTCAGGCCCCATCCCCAAGGATCTCTAACTGCCACGGTTCATCCACAGTATATTCTAACTGTCCTAACTGCTGGACCTTGGCCCAATACTACAGAGTAAAAAAATCTCaatctctggacatgaaatcTTACTGATGTctaccctggaaagctccaccctgaaaagttccacccctttcccaagaaactctatataaGCCCTCTGTCCTGGTAAGTTTGCTGCTATTTTTTGCTCAAGCAGAGGTAACCACCCCCTTATTTTTTCCATCttaataaatctcttgtgtgaggtttgttgtgttgTGTGACGTTGTGGTATTTCTTGGCTTCCAGCTACCAGCATACCTTTCCATCCAAGCCACAATGCTCACAGTAGTCATATCAACTTTTCAAAAAAATCTTCCATGTGTAAATgatcatttgtctttctgtttctgctttattttatttagcacAGACTCTAGTCCATCCATTTTGCTAAAAATGgcaaaattttattctttctacAGATGAATAATATTCTTATGTATATCTATACtgcttttaaaagttatttcttttggttttgagaataattacatcatttttcccttcctttcctcctctccaaatcctcccatattaCCCTCCTTGCACTTTTTCAGATTCATGGTCTATTtgtcattaattattattgttatatacatttatttatattaatatattccaAATACATAAGTACAATGATACTATACAATAAATGTATAGTATCAGTCTGTATAACGTTacctatatgtatgttttcagggctgaccatttagttTAAAATCTAGTCCTCTGCTGAGGAAATCAGCTCCTAGATTGATTTTATCTCCAAGGTGTTGTGCAAAGAACATGGACATACAGACAACTTCTTGACAGAACCCTAACTTTTCCTTTGGGTTCACAGCCAGAAGGGGATTTAACTTTTATTGAAAagctttttctttgaaaataccaTGCATGTGCAGTGTCTATCCTGATTCTTATAATGCCTCTTTAATCTCTCTCCCCCTCTATTGCCCCTCTGTCTGCTTCCAAGTTCCCTTCCCACATTTATGCAGTTTTTTTGAGGAACCTATACAGTGTCTTTGTAAGGCTCCACAGTATAGGTCCTCCACAGTTCTATTTTCTCCATATTCTGCATCATTAGTATTTATTAAATATCCATTCTAAGTTGAATGACATGATAACtcattgtattttttgtttgaaactaaagtctatttttatttattattctctttccCCCCGTAATTCTCATTTCTGTAGGACATCTACTGGTCCCCAGACAATTGATGGAGAATTGTACCAAAGTGAGAGAGTTTATCCTCCTGGGACTAACCAATGATCCAGGCCTGCAGGTCACTCTCTTTATCATGTTCACCCTCATTTATCTCATCGATGTGGTTGGAAACCTGGGAATGATCATGCTGGTTCTTATGGACTCTCgtctccacacacccatgtactttttcctctGTAACCTGTCTCTTGTAGACTTGGGTTATTCCTCAGCTGTCACTCCCACAGTCATTTCTGAGTTTTTCATAGTCTCTAAGGTCATTTCCTATAATGCCTGTGCTGCGCAGATGTTTTTTTTCATAGGCTTTGCCACTGGGGAAAATTACCTCTTAGCATcaatggcctatgaccgctatgtagcAGTGTACAACCCCCTGCATTATTCCACCAGGATGACAACAAGTGTTTGTATTCGCCTGAACATTGGCTGTTATATCTGTGGTTTCTTGAATGCCATTTTTCATGTTGGGGACATATTCAGCCTATCTTTTGGTAAATCCAATGTGGTCCATCactttttctgtgatgttccGGCAGTTATGGCTCTGTCTTGCTCTGATATATACTTTAGTGAAGTGATTCTTGTTTTTTTGTCTACCTTCAATGTCTTCTTTGCTCTTTTGATTATCTTAGTTTCCtatcttttcatatttattaccATCTTGAAGATGAAGTCAGAGAGGGGACACCATAAGGCTTTGTCCACCTGTGCCTCCCACCTCACCACAGTCTCCATATTTTATGGCACTGTAATTTTCATGTACTTACAACCCAGCTCCAGTCATTCCATGGATGCAGATAAAATAGCGTCTATGTTCTACACTATGATCATCCCCACACTGAACCCTTTAGTCTATAGCCTGAGGAACAAGGAAGTCAGCAATGCATTTGAGAAAGTATTTAAGAAGGCAAAATTTTTATGTAAGAGTGAAATtttcaattgaaaataaattttattagtcTCCCATATTCCTTGTGCATTAGTTAGGTTTAAGCTCCACAATGCACAGAGGATTCCTGCCTAATACACACATCTCTTCAgaagtctattttgttttaaaaatacatttgcaaaCCTGAGTAAGAAAAGCCAAGGAAAACTctaaggaatgtgtgtgtgtgtgtgtgtgtgtgtgtgtgtgtgtgtgtgtgtgtatgtatgtgtgtgtgtgttgtgtgttatctaccttttctatcttaaattaacccatttttgttagtctatactttgccacatggcttgtggcttaccggtgtctttacatgttgcttctcatggcggcggctggcagtgtctctcccctgctttctacatcccagaattctcttctctcttgtcccgcctatacttcctgcctgaccattagccaatcagaactttatttacacagagcgatatccacagcacttccccttttctttttttttttaaggttttaacttttacatagtacaattacatataacaaaacaattatcaagcaagaattatagttacattattaaagaagatattctatcttatattggtgagtctaaggttttatatctaacttatcttttatcataactgaggaaattataactatctagtctttaaccacatcaaagacctcagaaggatatagtattacctgagaacggggagaaggatgcaagcaactttcgggagtcttgtagggtagacagagacagctggcagcctggacagtcacctaatgttcctttgtaatgttggggcatttgtcttcagtcacagggatagagtctctttaccaccagctctgggtctggagccatgtgtaccagcaactatcagaagtagttctatcaaagcagtgcatagcccagaaacctttttttttttaaactagcaaaggctaaatccaccatgcagcagagtaaagtgccgcttgtagactcctcattcctgccacactgcaggtcagacgcacaaaccaggaacccgccatagaagctcaaaacagcaggctgccgctaacttgagagagacaattaggaagctgtttttagctctgtcttagaatcttttttgtcaggttttaggtggaaactcttgtcaatacgttgggcgccatttgtagttagagttttcctgcctggcccacagtcaggacaaatctctcttacccgccagtcccacagtcgctcagacccaaccaagaaagcacacagaaacttatattgtttataaactgtatggccgtggcaggctgcttgttatctaccttttctatcttaaattaacccatttttgttagtctatactttgccacatggcttgtggcttaccggtgtctttacatgttgcttctcatggcggcggctggcagtgtctctcccctgctttctacatcccagaattctcttctctcttgtcccgcctatacttcctgcctgaccactagccaatcagaactttatttacacagagcgatatccacagcagtgttgTGAGCACATACAGGCCTAAATAGGAAATCTGGAGTATAGCTAGATGTAGATGAAGTTTTCtccattcctgcctggcccatggtcaggacaaatctctctcacccaccattcctgcagccgctcagatccaactgagtaaacacacagagacttatattgcttacaaactgtgtggccatggcaggcttcttattatctagttctatcttaaattaacccatttctgttaatctatatgtagccatgtgttctgtggctttacctgctacctttacatgttgctccctggacactaggctggtgtctcctcctctcagccttcctgttctcccaatgctcctcctgcctatacttcctgcctagctactggccaatcagtgttttatttatcaatcaatcatctacagCAGCTAGATTTcaatagaaattatttaaataattgaaTTGATTTATAACAaattttcccctctttttctttttgtacttgtttcttccttgtctttctgtGACTTGATACTTCCATTATTTTTAGTACTGAATAATATTATCTGGTATATTGTATCTGCTCATGTATTGAAATATATTTGATTTGCTTCTAAAATTTGGAATTCATTaataaaacattcataaacatatttATGACTGATTTGTTATTTCTTCAACCTTTCTGCTTGTCctgttgattttcattttgatgaAATAATCCACATGAGAAATAAGAAAGTTCTCCAAGATGTCTATTCTTCTTAGTCCCAAGAGGATCCTCAATAAGCCTGTCTCTTTTAACCAGAAGTGAATTCAGTAGACAGACTTACCTCCTAAGAGTGTCAGAAGGACACATACATTTTGATGTCTGGGAACACGGCAGTCATTCTAAGCCTCTCCAGGCTCAGTGGGAGGAACAAGGCTCTGAAATGTTTTAAGGGGATGCCAGAAAACTGGCTTTGGAGGTTTGGAGTGAGGCTAAATTCTGTGTGCATGGGGTAATCTCACTGGAACCTccaaaataaaagatacaaacCACCAGAGTAATTAATTCAATTGTAGTATAAGAGTACTTTAATTTTAGCTAGTGACCAACAGTTAATTCCTCAGAGTCTCTTGGTGTTGAAGCTCAGGGATACAACATTTTAAAAGGTGAAATCCACAAAACCCACAGTTACATCAGTGTTAGATGATGGTCAGAGTCAAAGACTTGGCAAcattattttttttgggggggagggaggcagaaaatAGTAGCTATTTTAGACACAATGTGACAATTACTTTTGATTTAAACATTAGTTATTTTGGTTAATGCATTTGGGCCATGGTCAGTCACGGTCATGTGTTACCAAGGCAGATATGACTTTTGCAGGGACAGGGTAGAGGGCTGATAGTGTCTTAGACACAAAATGGAATCAGTACAAGATAGTGTCACCTTGGCCACTTCATTGACTCATCCTATCCTTGTATTCTGAATATAGAAACTCTATGTTCCATCCTGggatgtgtctgtttttatagtTCTATTGAATTTTTCATTGATGTCTTCAAAATAACATACATAGAACCAAACAGTTAGGTTAGTCTCCAAATCCAAGTTCTGATTATATTTAGAATAAATCTCAGGACTATAATTTGCCAGGACACTATGACTTCAGAACTATCAACATACTGATCATTTTCTACCACAGTTTCTCCTTGATCTACACAGTTTGTAACACTGATCCTTGAACACAAGATGTATATTTAGGATTGACAATGCTGAAAAGATTTCCttgatgtaacatgaatcttaaaaaaaaaaaccaaaaacaaaacagatccagatattggggtgaaagctgaaagataagagaagcagaatagcCACTAGCTTACCTTTATGAattcctcagcctcaagagaacaagttcctgttttctcatgccttatatacctttctgtgtcctgccatattacttcctaggattaaaggcgtgtgttaccactgcctagttctgtttctctcatgtataccattgtggccttgaactcacaaagattcagatggatctctgcctccaagtgataggattaaagatgtgtgtcaccactgcctaacttctatgtctaatttagtggctggctctgtcctctggtccccagCTAAGCTTTATTggtgtacacaatatatcaccacatttccccttttgtctaaaataaaaaaagtttacaactgatagaagaaaaaactatatacaataaatatatacaatatatacaggcaataaatacatcaacaatgtctagtccatttgcaattatcaaattcagagaaaatacttcattatctatcccatctctgtgaattctaagGATTGTATCTATTTTACCATTTATCCTAAcatgtattaccaactgaaaactatcttttgatgccTTTCAAACTTATATAATTTACACCCCTTtgggagtttcttttttgaatttgttaacaaggaaaactataaccataactatctaatcttcaactccctcagagacttgagaaggaaataatactaagtaaataggaagtgcaggcaagcaacttccaaaaaatgtgggaaaagacagaaatgactagctgcctagacagtcacacaaggttcctctgcaacattaggTTATACAtatttggcctacaggcctaccATACatgacaggctttttttttttttttggtttttcaagacagggtttctctgtgtagctttgcgcctttcctggaactcactctgtagaccagtctggccttgaactcacagagatcctcctgcctctgcctctcaagtgctgggattacaggcatgcgccaccaacgcccagcatgACAGACTttttgaagcaggattttctgaatagCTGTCCTACTTTGTCTAGGCAAGGATCAgcacttctttcttttgtgtcctgcttgtccattttggagagcatactgtcagcagtcaatgtaagggcactttcttgcctagtggctaacttttgccacaaagaaagtaaattccatatcgagtttcttcaatgcccatcatcttctctaaagtagattggtgctgcccaGAGCATACATATGTCTccttgtcataaaaaaagaaaaaaaaaactatgctacTAAAACATCTCAAGCacttgaagatgacctatctaaaatatatttctgtttaacaTACGTAATATGACTACAACTTTTATTGTAATGACaactaatttgcatttcttatgtcctaattagttggtaacaataactttcaaggactaacaatttgcattacattgttaaatgaactgtataggtacaataccttgaacaagactatatatatatatatttctagcaAAATCAATctcaagtttgtatcaatatacataatttgtatacaatacacaaaaatctaatccaatataaaatatgtaaaactagtagttgctttaaaaaattatttattatatttgtgttttaattttacacatcagccatgggttcccatgtcctccccactcccatcccccccccccccccccacccccctcccctccattcccatctcctccacggccaa
Protein-coding regions in this window:
- the LOC118577792 gene encoding olfactory receptor 5B2-like, encoding MENCTKVREFILLGLTNDPGLQVTLFIMFTLIYLIDVVGNLGMIMLVLMDSRLHTPMYFFLCNLSLVDLGYSSAVTPTVISEFFIVSKVISYNACAAQMFFFIGFATGENYLLASMAYDRYVAVYNPLHYSTRMTTSVCIRLNIGCYICGFLNAIFHVGDIFSLSFGKSNVVHHFFCDVPAVMALSCSDIYFSEVILVFLSTFNVFFALLIILVSYLFIFITILKMKSERGHHKALSTCASHLTTVSIFYGTVIFMYLQPSSSHSMDADKIASMFYTMIIPTLNPLVYSLRNKEVSNAFEKVFKKAKFLCKSEIFN